The Novipirellula aureliae sequence CGTTGCAATTCAGCCCATGCTGCAGCAGGAGTCCCGGGATAGCGAACGGGAACCTGCTCGAGTGCTGCCGGATCTTGAGCGTCCGTTTCCTGCATCAAGCTAAGTGTCGCATCGCTGCGCTCGCCGGTCACCTTGCTGCTATAGAGTGAAAAACCGATTGCTACGACAAAGAGTGCGACGACTCCGAACCCGATCGGTTTGGAATAGGGCTCGATCCAACCATTGATTCTGCCTAGGTAGTAGGCCAAGTAGTTTTCTTGTAATTCGTGTCGTCGTTCGCTTTTCATTGCGTTTTCTTAATAAAGGCTTCAGTCGTAGCTGGAATGACGCAACCGCTTCGGAGTGCGTTCGTTTCCACGGAAGTATAGAAATTACAGTCACTTAGCGTCAATAGAGTGTGCATCGAGCTTTTCGCTGAGCAAACGTGATGCCTCGACTCGCATCCGCAGCACCAATTCCGCTTGCTTGTCTCGAGAATCCGTGTCCTGAGGGTTGCAGGCCTGTTCGAGCAGCCGAGCGGCTCGCAGTAGAGCTTCGGCGGTTTTTGCAGCGTGGGCAAGAGAGGGGTCCGCAGGAGAGAGGGCGGAAACAGCGAGTGGAGTCTTCTTCGCCGTTTCGCTCTTTGGCTCGATCAATGCCCCATTCGCTGGATCGAGCGACGACCCATCGAGAACGCTACCCTGTTGACGAATGATCTGCAAAATGTCGTCCAAGATCGGATCATTTGAGTTCGAATCGCTTTGCGGGTTCTCGAGCAGGCTACGGATTTTCTCTTCGGCAGCCGCTTTTCTCGGCGCTGGCGGGTCGGCAATCAGCGAGCCACTCGAAACTGCCAAGCCAATGGCGGAGACAAGAAGGAATCGAGTAAAAATCATGAGCAAAGTCTTTAAGCTGATTAGGGCGGAGCAAAAGTCAGTGTTGCTGAGCGACATCGCGGCGTTCGCCGCCTAAGAGCAAGACTAAGCCGCCTTCGGTTCCCGAACTTCCTGCTGCTGAATCCCGTCCTGCTGCTGAACTTTGCGAGGAACCAGGTACGCTGCCTCGCTCGGGTCGTAGGTTTTTTCGAGTCGTTGCAGTTCCCTTTCAATCCGTAGCGTAAAGGATTCGATCGACTCATTTTCATCGATGAACATCGGGACGCCAAAGTAAGCGTCAATCCTTGAGAATGGTAGCGGAAATTGTAGCCGATCCCAAGTTGACTTCATAATAATCCGACGCGACGGGATGATGACCGCCGGGATGACTGCCGCACCGGTTTGTTTTCCCAGCATGGCAATACCGCCCGAAACTTGGCCGCGTGGCCCACTCGGTCCGTCAACCGCAATCGTGGCGATCTTCCCCTCTTTGACTTTGCGAATCATTTGATTTAGCGCCGTTGTGCCTCCCTTTCGAGCACCGCCGGTGCTGCCGCGAACGGGGATATGTCCGCAAAATCGCAAAACCGGGTCGACGATTTCCCCGTCGGCCGACCGCGAGACCATTGCTACCAATTGCCGCTCGCAAGCCATCGATCCAGCGAGTTGTTGGGCGTGTAGAGAAGCGTACGCATGTCCAATGCCGCGAGCATCAAGTTGTTCGCGGGGGTCGTGGTGGTATCGGTACCGACAGGTGCGGCGGAGGATCGTGATTATCAAACCAACCGCATAGCCAAACCATTTTGCTGCTATTTTCTTCATCATGCTTCTACACGCAGTATTGCCAGATTGGGGGGGACACGTTGTCGCTAATTCGATAAGCTGGAATCCAGATATACGTTTTTAAGAAAACGAGCGATATACCGAAAATGGACGACGATCTGCTGGGGTGCATGACCGGGTTTGTGGGGAAGATTGGCCTGGGCTCAAATTGACATGGGATTTACAATAGGAGACGTGCAGCCCGGAAGGCTGGGAGTTTTAGAGAACACATTTTAGGTAAATTGCCATGGAATCGGCCTCCAACAGTCCCTCGGCGGACGAAATTGCTAGCCTCGTTGAATACTCCTTTTGAATTTCAAAAACGGAATACACTACCCACAAATTATAGGCGGATATG is a genomic window containing:
- a CDS encoding lysophospholipid acyltransferase family protein, with protein sequence MMKKIAAKWFGYAVGLIITILRRTCRYRYHHDPREQLDARGIGHAYASLHAQQLAGSMACERQLVAMVSRSADGEIVDPVLRFCGHIPVRGSTGGARKGGTTALNQMIRKVKEGKIATIAVDGPSGPRGQVSGGIAMLGKQTGAAVIPAVIIPSRRIIMKSTWDRLQFPLPFSRIDAYFGVPMFIDENESIESFTLRIERELQRLEKTYDPSEAAYLVPRKVQQQDGIQQQEVREPKAA